In one Diabrotica virgifera virgifera chromosome 5, PGI_DIABVI_V3a genomic region, the following are encoded:
- the LOC126885038 gene encoding uncharacterized protein LOC126885038, translated as MRQYNVGSPMERVAIDIAGPFPETDAGNKYILVAMDYFTKWTEAYALPNQEAATVAEVLVKELFSRFGVPLEIHSDQGRNFESALFQNVCKFIGVNKTRTTPLHPQSDGMVERMNRTMGKHLSKVVSENQRDWDQHIHLFLMAYRSAVNETTGQTPTCLMLGREVRLPCDLEFGCRPSEEHVAGEEYVDRLKLRMNNIHEFARQHIQIASDRMKDQYDSRCKNESFEIGDLVWLYNPQRRRGLCPNLQRQWEGPYEVKKKINDVIYRIKKLPNGKPKVIHINRLAPYAGSNETEEARVLQQEMKDAPQPSFKEFMSNYAERKSARFGVTTEVQQDLFGVPENVSLAHCVAQDLEMTKGISSVFNRKFGRLDELRNQHPKIGRVLRLEGGPRSLLYMVTRKSYTDTPSYENIWRALTNLKKIVCNYDIKDLALPKIGHAVENLDWKIVRSMLEVIFRETGVRITVCCMNPKMSYPSKTVDCYFFSMGVCRAGESCRFRHPGPSSRVADRDAQILRGEQCNKREILADRRITVNTSRMT; from the coding sequence atgagacagtataatgttggcagtcctatggaaagagtagcaatcgacattgcaggtccatttccagaaactgatgctggaaataaatacatcctggtagccatggattattttacgaaatggaccgaggcctatgcattaccaaatcaagaagctgctactgtggcagaggtacttgttaaagaattgttcagccgatttggtgttcccttggagatccactccgaccaagggcgaaactttgagtcagctcttttccaaaacgtttgtaaatttattggtgtcaataagaccagaacaacacccctgcatcctcaatcagatgggatggtcgagaggatgaaccgaacgatgggtaaacacttgtccaaagttgtatctgaaaatcagcgagattgggaccaacacattcatttattcctaatggcctaccgctcggccgtaaatgaaactacaggtcaaacaccaacctgcctgatgttgggtcgtgaagttcgtttgccctgcgacctagagtttggctgcagaccttccgaggaacatgttgcaggcgaagaatacgtcgaccgcctgaagttacgaatgaacaataTTCATGaatttgcccgacaacacatccagatagccagtgacagaatgaaagatcaatatgattctcgatgcaagaatgaaagcttcgaaataggtgatcttgtctggctttataatccacaacgtcgtcgcggcCTGTGTCCTAacctgcaaagacaatgggaaggtccgtatgaagttaagaagaaaataaatgacgtaatatacagaattaagaagttaccaaacggtaaaccaaaagttattcacataaatcgtcttgcaccatatgctggctcaaatgaaacagaggaagcccgagtcctccaacaggagatgaaagatgcaccgcagccaagttttaaggaatttatgtcaaattacgcagaacgaaagagtgctagattcggcgtgacaacagaagttcagcaagatctgtttggtgttccagaaaacgtctctctagcccactgtgttgcccaagacctcgagatgactaaaggaatctcgtccgtattcaatagaaagttcggccgcctggacgagttaaggaatcaacaccctaaaattggaagagtactgcgattggaaggtggtcctcgatctttgctgtatatggtgaccaggaagtcttatacggacacgccaagctacgagaacatatggcgtgctctaactaatttgaagaaaatcgtgtgtaattatgacatcaaagatttggctttaccaaaaataggccatgcagtagaaaatttggactggaagattgtgagaagcatgcttgaagtgatcttcagagaaactggcgtacgaattactgtgtgttgcatgaacccgaagatgtcatacccttcaaagacagtagactgctaCTTCTTTTCTatgggtgtatgcagagctggagaatcctgtagattccgccatcctgggccttcatctagagttgctgatcgggacgctcagatcttaagaggggagcagtgtaacaaaagagaaatcttggccgaccgccgtataacagtaaacacctcgagaatgacgtaa